Proteins from a genomic interval of Quercus robur chromosome 9, dhQueRobu3.1, whole genome shotgun sequence:
- the LOC126701207 gene encoding disease resistance protein RPV1-like, translating into MACYFAPPVLVLAPFLFLSLGSALLLPQLGLCVATMAHSVGQENFAPSLSTPILTYENEVFISFHAEDTRTRFTGHLFAALERKRIRVYRGEFIQAELMKAIDTSRIVVVVFSKNYATSNRCLDELVKSMECKRVLNQTVLPIFYDVFPSQVRKHKGNLAEAILNGPEDKVNIWKATLKDVANLAGLHLKPYR; encoded by the coding sequence ATGGCTTGTTACTTTGCTCCACCCGTATTGGTCCTTGctccttttctcttcttgaGTTTAGGCAGCGCACTGCTCTTACCTCAGTTAGGTCTCTGTGTTGCAACCATGGCTCATTCTGTGGGCCAAGAAAACTTTGCTCCATCCTTATCAACCCCAATATTGACATATGAAAATGAGGTCTTCATTAGTTTTCATGCAGAAGATACCCGCACAAGATTTACCGGCCATCTCTTTGCTGCTTTAGAACGTAAAAGGATTCGTGTGTATAGAGGGGAATTTATTCAGGCCGAACTGATGAAGGCAATCGATACATCAAGGATTGTAGTTGTGGTGTTCTCAAAAAACTATGCTACTTCCAATAGGTGCCTGGATGAGCTGGTGAAGAGCATGGAATGCAAAAGGGTGTTAAATCAAACGGTGCTGCCTATTTTTTATGATGTGTTTCCATCCCAGGTGCGAAAACATAAGGGGAATCTTGCGGAAGCAATCCTGAATGGCCCTGAAGACAAGGTAAACATTTGGAAGGCTACTTTGAAGGACGTTGCAAACTTAGCAGGCTTGCATTTGAAACCATATCGATAA